Proteins encoded in a region of the Marinococcus sp. PL1-022 genome:
- a CDS encoding peptidoglycan-binding domain-containing protein, whose translation MKRRMSAFMLAVLLLFVPAQAEAALGDDTLRPGDRGEDVEELQEALQQEGFHSGKTDGVYGSVTTSSVKAFQKYEGLTTDGIAGEATLERLS comes from the coding sequence ATGAAAAGAAGAATGTCAGCGTTTATGCTCGCTGTTTTATTATTATTTGTGCCTGCTCAGGCTGAAGCCGCTCTGGGCGATGATACACTGCGTCCGGGAGACCGCGGAGAAGATGTGGAAGAACTGCAGGAAGCTCTGCAGCAGGAAGGATTTCACAGCGGGAAAACGGACGGGGTTTACGGTTCAGTCACGACTTCATCAGTAAAGGCTTTCCAAAAGTATGAAGGTTTAACGACAGATGGAATTGCTGGAGAGGCGACCCTCGAAAGACTTTCCTGA
- a CDS encoding LLM class flavin-dependent oxidoreductase, with the protein MPAFKDMPLSVLNLSPVNEGETAGDSFAKSLELTQHAEKLGYNRLWVAEHHNMEGIASSATSVLLSYLAGGTSSIRLGSGGIMLPNHAPLAIAEQFGTLESMYPGRIDLGLGRAPGTDQTTAAALRRHVNSGEDFPARLEELQRYFQDPANMAVPPQVKAVPGAGLDIPIWLLGSSGFSAQLAGQLGLPYAFAGHFAAENMKAALQLYLDSFQPSEVLDEPYAMTGINVIAGETDEEADYLGTTMKQQFLSLIRNRPGKIQPPVEDMDALWTSQEKAMMARWDAGTIQGGPESVRQQLEDFSSNVPVHEIMISGSVYDQAKRLRSYELIKEVQKQSTATTASI; encoded by the coding sequence ATGCCAGCATTTAAAGATATGCCGCTTTCAGTATTAAATTTATCCCCTGTAAACGAAGGGGAAACAGCGGGAGATTCATTTGCAAAAAGCCTCGAGCTGACTCAGCATGCCGAAAAACTCGGCTACAACCGCTTATGGGTCGCAGAGCACCATAACATGGAAGGGATCGCAAGCTCGGCCACCTCTGTATTACTCAGCTATCTGGCCGGAGGGACGTCAAGTATTCGTCTTGGCTCGGGCGGTATTATGCTTCCCAACCACGCCCCGCTCGCAATTGCCGAACAGTTCGGTACACTCGAAAGCATGTATCCGGGACGCATTGATTTAGGACTCGGCCGGGCGCCTGGCACCGATCAAACAACAGCGGCAGCCCTTCGCCGTCATGTAAACAGCGGCGAGGACTTTCCAGCACGCCTTGAAGAGCTGCAGAGATATTTTCAGGACCCAGCCAATATGGCCGTCCCTCCACAGGTAAAAGCCGTACCGGGCGCTGGTCTGGATATTCCTATCTGGCTGCTTGGCTCCAGCGGATTCAGTGCTCAGCTTGCCGGACAGCTTGGACTTCCATATGCCTTCGCTGGCCACTTTGCAGCCGAGAATATGAAAGCAGCCCTGCAGCTGTATCTGGATTCCTTCCAGCCGTCTGAAGTGCTCGATGAGCCTTACGCTATGACCGGCATCAACGTAATCGCAGGCGAAACAGACGAGGAAGCCGATTACCTCGGTACTACGATGAAACAGCAGTTTCTCAGCTTAATCCGAAACCGCCCGGGCAAAATACAGCCGCCGGTAGAAGATATGGACGCGCTTTGGACCTCGCAGGAAAAAGCAATGATGGCACGCTGGGATGCCGGCACTATCCAGGGCGGACCGGAATCTGTGCGCCAACAGCTTGAAGATTTTTCTTCGAACGTTCCGGTTCATGAAATTATGATCAGCGGCAGTGTGTATGACCAGGCCAAACGCCTTCGTTCCTATGAGCTCATTAAAGAGGTACAAAAACAATCAACTGCCACCACAGCCTCCATCTAA
- a CDS encoding 1,4-dihydroxy-6-naphthoate synthase — protein sequence MKIAFSPCPNDTFVFHAWTHGLLKDTEAPEVTFADIDITNHWAANKEGPEVMKISYAALPWVLEDYALLPSGGALGYGCGPLVLTKGEKTPEHLIGKTVAVPSERSTAYLLFRLWASKVIPEGVGEIKVMPFDDIMPAVRDGEIDAGLVIHEARFTYHNYGLSLVEDMGSWWERDTGFPIPLGAIIARRHLDTQELADNARRSVEYAWEHPEASSDFVMENAQEMSPEVAQSHIELYVNEFTRRLGEDGYAAVETLLGRAMEEELIPSFDLKKIRLY from the coding sequence ATGAAAATAGCTTTTTCCCCGTGTCCCAACGACACGTTTGTCTTCCATGCCTGGACGCATGGGCTGCTAAAAGATACAGAAGCTCCGGAAGTCACATTTGCAGATATTGATATCACTAACCATTGGGCCGCAAATAAAGAAGGGCCGGAGGTAATGAAAATTTCCTACGCGGCCCTTCCGTGGGTGCTTGAAGATTATGCCCTTCTTCCGAGCGGCGGTGCCCTCGGTTACGGCTGCGGCCCTTTAGTATTAACAAAAGGCGAAAAAACGCCTGAACATTTGATCGGAAAAACGGTAGCGGTTCCGAGTGAACGGTCCACGGCTTATCTGCTGTTCCGCTTATGGGCATCCAAAGTGATTCCTGAAGGTGTCGGAGAAATTAAGGTAATGCCCTTCGATGATATTATGCCGGCGGTCCGGGACGGCGAAATAGATGCTGGTCTCGTCATCCATGAAGCCAGATTTACGTATCATAATTACGGCCTGTCGCTTGTAGAGGACATGGGCAGCTGGTGGGAAAGGGACACAGGCTTCCCGATTCCGCTTGGAGCGATTATTGCCCGCCGCCATTTAGATACGCAGGAACTCGCTGATAATGCCCGGCGCTCCGTGGAATACGCCTGGGAGCATCCGGAGGCATCAAGCGATTTTGTTATGGAAAATGCTCAGGAGATGTCACCGGAGGTGGCCCAGTCTCACATCGAGCTGTATGTTAACGAATTCACCCGCAGGCTTGGTGAAGACGGGTACGCCGCTGTGGAAACCTTGCTCGGACGGGCGATGGAAGAAGAATTAATCCCTTCCTTTGATTTGAAAAAAATCAGGCTGTACTAA
- a CDS encoding futalosine hydrolase, whose protein sequence is MEKKPSVLVMVSVEAENEALQAAAEAEDAWVVQVGGVGAAQMSVRTSLLLAEHDYDLVINAGIAGAFPDKAWLGDIVAASEIVAADMGAETEEGFAPLEKLGLGPTRFPAEKQYTPELVRRLSEQGISAVEAPVLSVSTVTGTQATVNQRAFLYEDAAAEAMEGYGVAAAASHFGVPVMEIRAISNEVGPRDRDAWDIPGALDSLRSAILILQEVTSS, encoded by the coding sequence ATGGAGAAAAAACCATCTGTACTGGTAATGGTTTCTGTAGAGGCAGAAAACGAAGCGCTGCAGGCAGCAGCTGAGGCAGAGGATGCATGGGTGGTGCAGGTAGGCGGTGTCGGAGCGGCACAGATGAGTGTCCGGACATCGCTGCTGCTTGCTGAACATGACTATGATCTAGTTATAAACGCCGGGATTGCAGGTGCCTTTCCAGATAAAGCCTGGCTGGGAGATATTGTGGCAGCCAGCGAAATCGTCGCCGCGGATATGGGGGCAGAAACTGAGGAAGGATTCGCTCCGCTCGAAAAGCTTGGGCTTGGGCCGACACGTTTTCCGGCAGAAAAACAGTACACGCCTGAATTAGTCCGGCGTCTTTCGGAGCAGGGAATTTCGGCTGTTGAAGCTCCGGTGCTTTCTGTGTCGACTGTGACTGGTACACAGGCAACGGTGAACCAGCGGGCGTTTTTATATGAAGATGCTGCGGCAGAAGCAATGGAAGGCTACGGTGTGGCCGCGGCCGCCAGCCACTTCGGGGTCCCGGTAATGGAAATACGCGCCATATCAAACGAAGTCGGGCCGAGGGACAGGGACGCCTGGGACATCCCGGGAGCACTGGATTCTCTGCGGTCGGCTATACTTATATTGCAGGAGGTTACATCATCATGA
- a CDS encoding peptidoglycan-binding protein yields MKKYAYPAAIVAAATVVFAAPTAADAALGDQTLRQGSKGSEVKELQDWLKENGYHNGAVDGIYGPATAGSVQAFQRSAGITSDGIAGTNTFSKMSLNGKQASTEKSSKASDSSRGTSSSVLKAGASGSDVRDLQAKLKSKGFHTGALDGEFGPVTKSSVIAFQKAAGISVDGVAGPNTFKALSSFKSSGGANESGSAKPDASSSETGSKTLRQGDAGSNVKSMQQTLKSKGFLSGAVDGQFGPQTAGAVKALQRAAGLSADGIVGANTWKALSDSSVKNGTSSSPEKVSSGSSGSVSGLINTAKKFIGVPYVWGGTTTRGFDCSGFTQYVYRQNGTSLPRTVAQQYAVSKKVSSPQVGDMVFFTTYKAGASHNGIYIGNNQFIHAGSSTGVTISSMSNSYWAPRYIGAGSF; encoded by the coding sequence ATGAAAAAATATGCATATCCAGCAGCGATTGTTGCTGCGGCAACAGTAGTTTTTGCAGCTCCAACGGCAGCAGATGCTGCCTTAGGTGATCAAACACTACGTCAGGGCTCGAAGGGTTCGGAAGTTAAAGAATTGCAGGACTGGCTAAAGGAGAACGGGTATCATAACGGGGCAGTGGATGGAATATATGGACCGGCGACTGCGGGGTCCGTGCAGGCCTTTCAGCGTTCAGCGGGTATTACCTCTGATGGTATAGCCGGGACGAATACGTTTTCCAAAATGAGCTTAAACGGAAAACAGGCTTCGACTGAAAAAAGCTCTAAAGCTTCTGACAGCTCCCGGGGCACGTCTTCAAGTGTATTAAAGGCGGGTGCTTCGGGAAGCGACGTCCGTGATCTACAGGCAAAATTGAAAAGCAAAGGGTTTCATACCGGAGCACTCGACGGAGAATTTGGACCGGTCACGAAGTCTTCAGTTATTGCGTTTCAAAAAGCAGCCGGAATTAGTGTTGATGGCGTGGCCGGCCCGAATACATTCAAAGCGTTAAGCAGCTTTAAATCCTCAGGTGGTGCGAATGAATCAGGTTCCGCCAAGCCGGATGCTTCTTCTTCGGAAACCGGAAGCAAAACGCTCCGGCAGGGAGATGCGGGCAGTAACGTGAAAAGCATGCAGCAGACGCTTAAAAGCAAAGGCTTTCTTTCTGGAGCAGTCGACGGCCAGTTCGGCCCGCAGACAGCCGGTGCAGTGAAGGCTCTGCAGCGGGCAGCTGGTTTGAGCGCTGACGGGATCGTCGGCGCCAACACATGGAAAGCGTTAAGCGATTCTTCTGTGAAGAATGGAACCAGCTCCTCTCCTGAAAAAGTCAGCTCAGGCTCTTCAGGCAGTGTATCAGGGCTGATAAATACAGCGAAAAAGTTCATAGGTGTTCCATACGTATGGGGAGGCACGACGACGAGAGGATTCGACTGCAGCGGCTTCACCCAGTATGTATACAGGCAAAATGGAACAAGCCTTCCACGTACGGTGGCCCAGCAGTATGCTGTGAGTAAAAAGGTATCGAGCCCGCAGGTAGGGGATATGGTGTTTTTTACTACCTATAAAGCAGGAGCATCGCATAATGGAATATATATTGGAAACAACCAGTTCATTCACGCAGGATCCTCGACAGGAGTGACTATAAGCAGCATGAGTAATTCATACTGGGCTCCGCGCTACATAGGGGCCGGAAGCTTCTGA
- a CDS encoding GNAT family N-acetyltransferase, with translation MQLESSRLLLRPFSEKDINVLADLANNYRIAKTTLELPYPYTEEDARWWIGRHSGWMEEGSRFPFAVTKKDEDKLMGNITVRMRPEHRRGELGYWLGADYWGNGYMSEAAALVRDFSFRTLKANRLTAPVMSKNQASARVLKRIGMRYEGTLREDIWKWSRYEDVDVYGMTAGDWTKA, from the coding sequence ATGCAGCTAGAAAGCAGCCGGCTGCTTTTAAGGCCTTTTTCGGAAAAGGACATAAATGTATTGGCAGACCTTGCAAATAACTACCGTATTGCAAAAACAACCCTGGAGCTCCCATACCCTTATACCGAGGAGGATGCACGGTGGTGGATCGGGCGTCATTCAGGCTGGATGGAAGAAGGGTCCCGTTTTCCATTTGCTGTCACTAAAAAGGATGAAGACAAATTAATGGGAAATATCACGGTGCGCATGCGGCCTGAACACCGGCGCGGCGAGCTTGGGTACTGGCTGGGGGCGGATTACTGGGGGAACGGTTATATGAGTGAAGCAGCAGCGCTGGTCCGGGACTTCAGCTTTCGCACGTTGAAGGCAAACCGGCTGACGGCTCCTGTGATGAGTAAAAACCAGGCTTCCGCGAGAGTGTTAAAGCGAATCGGAATGCGCTATGAAGGCACGCTGCGCGAAGACATCTGGAAATGGAGCCGATACGAGGATGTGGATGTGTACGGCATGACTGCCGGTGACTGGACGAAGGCATAA
- a CDS encoding tartrate dehydrogenase yields the protein MNTYTVASIAGDGIGKEVVPAAWRVLKTLERVQGDFELRVTEFPWSCDYYLEHGRMMPEDGLEQLEAFDAVFLGAVGHPDLVPDHISLWGLLINIRRGFEQQINVRPSRQFEGLASPLANPNQFNLMVVRENSEGEYSEVGGRMYSGENEIAIQNNVFSKRAVKAAMEYAFQLAKDRSGHVTSATKSNGIVFSMPFWDEVFTEVKENYPGIETRAEHIDALAAAFVTKPETMDVVVGSNLFGDILTDIGAALMGSIGIAPAANININGKFPSMFEPVHGSAPDIEGKGLANPIGQLWTAQMMLEHLGESTAAETLMNAIEYVIKQGTLTKDLGGDASTEEVVKAVEGYLTSEKTN from the coding sequence ATGAATACATATACAGTTGCATCAATTGCGGGAGATGGCATAGGTAAAGAAGTAGTACCTGCTGCCTGGAGGGTGTTGAAAACGCTTGAGAGAGTGCAGGGAGACTTCGAGCTGCGTGTAACAGAGTTTCCCTGGAGCTGCGATTATTACCTTGAGCACGGCAGAATGATGCCGGAGGATGGTTTAGAGCAGCTTGAAGCCTTCGATGCCGTGTTTTTAGGTGCGGTTGGGCACCCGGACCTCGTGCCGGACCATATTTCGCTGTGGGGACTTTTAATTAATATACGCCGCGGCTTCGAGCAGCAGATCAACGTGCGGCCATCCCGCCAGTTTGAAGGGCTTGCTTCTCCGCTCGCAAATCCGAATCAGTTTAACCTGATGGTTGTCAGAGAGAACAGTGAGGGTGAGTACAGCGAAGTCGGCGGCCGGATGTACAGCGGAGAGAACGAAATTGCGATTCAAAACAACGTATTTTCTAAAAGAGCAGTAAAGGCAGCGATGGAGTATGCTTTTCAGCTGGCCAAAGACCGCAGCGGCCACGTGACCTCGGCAACAAAATCCAACGGAATCGTCTTTTCCATGCCTTTCTGGGATGAAGTGTTTACCGAGGTGAAGGAAAATTATCCTGGCATAGAGACCAGGGCAGAGCACATTGATGCTCTGGCGGCAGCCTTTGTTACCAAGCCGGAGACGATGGATGTTGTCGTCGGCAGCAATTTATTCGGAGATATTCTGACAGACATCGGAGCTGCTTTGATGGGCAGCATTGGCATTGCTCCGGCTGCCAATATTAATATAAACGGGAAATTTCCATCCATGTTTGAGCCGGTACACGGCTCGGCCCCGGATATTGAAGGAAAGGGACTGGCAAATCCGATCGGCCAGCTGTGGACAGCTCAAATGATGCTTGAGCATCTCGGAGAAAGCACGGCAGCCGAGACATTAATGAACGCTATTGAATATGTCATCAAACAGGGAACGCTCACTAAGGATCTTGGAGGCGATGCTTCTACCGAAGAAGTAGTGAAAGCAGTGGAAGGATATTTAACATCAGAAAAAACAAATTAG
- a CDS encoding tautomerase family protein, which yields MPLIRIDVIEGRTEEELKLLADAIHDAVIESFEVPERDRYQTINQHKPYEMYIEDTGLGLERTNNIVVIQVISKTRTAEQKKRLYKNVAEYLYSRCHIESEDVMVSITDNTEADWSFGLGEAQFLNGKL from the coding sequence ATGCCTTTAATACGAATTGATGTTATCGAGGGGCGCACGGAAGAGGAGTTAAAGCTGCTTGCAGATGCTATACATGACGCGGTAATTGAAAGCTTTGAAGTCCCGGAACGGGACCGCTATCAGACGATTAATCAGCATAAGCCGTATGAAATGTATATCGAAGACACCGGGCTCGGCCTTGAGAGGACGAATAATATTGTGGTTATTCAGGTGATCAGTAAAACACGTACAGCAGAACAGAAAAAGCGCCTGTATAAAAATGTTGCCGAATATTTGTATAGCCGTTGCCATATCGAATCGGAAGACGTGATGGTGTCGATCACTGACAACACAGAAGCGGATTGGAGCTTCGGGCTGGGAGAAGCCCAGTTTTTAAACGGGAAGCTGTGA
- a CDS encoding VOC family protein, which translates to MIGKIASTAVYVEDQQRAKEFWTEKIGFEVRSEDPLGPNAYRLEVAAPGAETTLAIYPKSYVLNWQELKPSIVFECDNVHASYQWMKAQNIVFDEEPTEMNGITYASFRDEDDNVFLLKS; encoded by the coding sequence ATGATAGGAAAAATTGCCTCTACAGCTGTTTATGTAGAAGATCAGCAGCGGGCAAAAGAATTCTGGACAGAAAAGATAGGTTTTGAAGTCCGGAGCGAAGATCCGCTTGGTCCAAACGCCTACCGGCTGGAGGTCGCAGCTCCAGGAGCTGAAACAACGCTTGCCATCTATCCTAAGTCATACGTTTTGAACTGGCAGGAGCTGAAGCCATCGATTGTTTTTGAGTGCGACAACGTGCACGCCTCCTACCAGTGGATGAAAGCCCAGAATATTGTTTTTGACGAAGAACCAACAGAGATGAACGGTATTACTTACGCCAGCTTTCGCGATGAAGACGATAATGTGTTTCTGTTAAAAAGCTGA
- a CDS encoding LD-carboxypeptidase, which yields MKYPEALKKGDTIYVTAPSSGVPASLHGVLQQAVKKVETRGFHVRVGETAWRQQKAASADRFQRAEELMMALADPEVQVVMPPWGGERIVDILPLLEWEWLRELPPTWILGYSDTSTLAFAYTMMTGAASAHGTNLFDLAAPIWDDVTKKWEQALKAPEGEAVYQHSSSYYQSSWDKAFEQPGSGFVLDARTSWKHLEGANTDELSGRLLGGCLNTLPRLIGTPLDRVQEWRSEKVIWYLESTGMEAAEIHRSLWQLQQAGWLDNAAGLLIGRPEGYNDTEGFTMKDSLMELFGGHLPVWYDADIGHMPPQWTFINGAFANIRFDRGQAEMTMRKL from the coding sequence ATGAAGTACCCTGAAGCTCTAAAAAAGGGAGATACAATTTATGTAACAGCGCCATCGAGCGGAGTACCTGCGTCTTTACACGGGGTGCTTCAGCAGGCAGTGAAAAAAGTCGAAACGAGAGGCTTTCATGTCCGGGTCGGAGAAACGGCCTGGAGGCAGCAGAAGGCAGCAAGTGCCGACCGTTTTCAAAGAGCCGAGGAGCTGATGATGGCACTGGCAGACCCGGAAGTTCAAGTAGTGATGCCTCCGTGGGGAGGAGAAAGAATCGTGGATATTTTACCGCTTTTGGAATGGGAATGGCTGCGTGAGCTTCCGCCCACCTGGATTCTCGGTTATTCTGATACGAGTACACTTGCCTTTGCCTACACAATGATGACTGGAGCGGCTTCAGCTCATGGCACGAATCTGTTTGACCTGGCCGCGCCGATCTGGGATGACGTGACAAAAAAATGGGAGCAGGCTTTAAAGGCTCCGGAGGGAGAAGCTGTTTACCAGCATTCAAGCTCTTATTATCAATCATCCTGGGACAAGGCGTTTGAGCAGCCCGGCTCAGGGTTTGTGCTGGATGCGCGGACGTCCTGGAAGCATCTTGAAGGGGCAAACACGGATGAATTGAGCGGGCGTCTGCTCGGAGGATGTTTGAATACACTGCCGCGTCTTATCGGCACTCCTCTGGACCGGGTACAGGAGTGGCGTTCAGAAAAGGTCATTTGGTATCTGGAATCCACAGGCATGGAAGCAGCAGAGATTCACCGTTCCCTGTGGCAGCTGCAGCAGGCCGGCTGGCTGGATAACGCTGCCGGATTACTTATAGGCCGGCCCGAGGGATACAATGACACAGAAGGCTTTACCATGAAGGACAGCCTGATGGAATTGTTCGGGGGACACCTTCCTGTCTGGTACGATGCTGATATTGGCCACATGCCGCCGCAGTGGACATTTATTAACGGAGCATTTGCCAATATCCGTTTCGATCGCGGCCAGGCTGAGATGACAATGAGAAAATTATAG
- a CDS encoding aldo/keto reductase, with protein MNRVTLGKSEVTVNPLGLGTNAVGGHNIYPDMLDEEQGKALTATAIDNGVDLLDTAFIYGPRRSEELVGEVVKEKNAREQVVIATKAAHKFLDNGDTVMDNSPEFLKQSVDDALHRLQTDYIDLFYIHFPDEDTPKDEAVGALQEMKESGKIRSIGVSNFTLEQLKEANKDGHVDVVQSEYNLLNREVEKDILPYTAENNITFVPYFPLESGLLAGKYDENTTFNDLRAQKPNFQGEAFKENLRKVNEVKKIAERKGEETAHVVLAWYLHQPSVDVLIPGAKSSDQVVNNLKTSDVELTKEEVEQISSIFS; from the coding sequence ATGAATCGTGTAACACTTGGAAAATCTGAAGTCACTGTAAACCCTCTTGGACTGGGAACCAACGCAGTGGGCGGACATAATATTTATCCCGATATGCTTGATGAAGAGCAGGGAAAAGCGTTAACCGCCACTGCCATCGATAACGGCGTGGACCTGTTGGACACAGCGTTTATTTACGGACCGCGCCGTTCCGAAGAACTCGTCGGTGAAGTAGTAAAAGAAAAAAATGCCCGTGAACAGGTGGTTATTGCTACAAAAGCAGCCCACAAATTTCTCGATAACGGCGATACTGTTATGGACAACTCTCCAGAATTTTTAAAACAGTCCGTAGATGATGCGCTCCACCGCCTGCAAACAGACTATATTGATTTATTCTATATTCATTTCCCGGATGAAGACACGCCGAAGGATGAAGCAGTCGGCGCCCTGCAGGAAATGAAGGAATCCGGAAAAATCCGCTCCATCGGCGTATCGAATTTCACCCTGGAGCAGCTGAAGGAAGCAAACAAGGATGGGCATGTGGACGTAGTACAGTCCGAATATAATTTGTTGAACCGCGAAGTGGAAAAAGACATTCTTCCATATACCGCAGAAAACAACATTACCTTCGTTCCTTATTTTCCGCTTGAATCTGGCCTGTTGGCCGGAAAATACGATGAAAACACTACGTTTAATGATCTCCGTGCCCAAAAGCCTAATTTTCAGGGAGAAGCATTCAAAGAAAATCTCCGCAAAGTAAATGAAGTCAAAAAAATCGCTGAACGTAAAGGTGAAGAAACAGCTCACGTCGTTCTCGCCTGGTATCTGCATCAGCCGTCAGTAGACGTTTTGATTCCAGGGGCCAAAAGCTCCGATCAAGTAGTCAATAACCTGAAAACCTCTGATGTAGAATTGACGAAAGAAGAAGTAGAACAAATCAGCAGCATTTTTTCCTAA
- a CDS encoding multidrug resistance efflux transporter family protein yields MKAILLGLTAALFFSVTFVLNRSMELSGGHWAWSASLRYFFMLPMLILIVGAQKQLRPVFHHLRARPSEWLLWSTVGFGLFYAPIAFSTVYGPGWLVAATFQITIIAGSLLVPFLHKTTGPRQRIPLQSILISLVILAGVFIMQAEHASAVPLLNVWLCVLPLLLAAFAYPLGNRKMMHVAGNELTTFQRVLGMTIASMPFWIILALYGASVHGLPGRSQVSQSFIVAVSSGIIATVLFFYATELVKNDASKLAGVEATQSGEVLFALIGEMLLLHTAAPSALTFSGIALVLTGMILHSLRAALAARKIKTADI; encoded by the coding sequence ATGAAAGCTATTTTGCTGGGGCTTACAGCAGCCCTCTTCTTTTCTGTCACGTTTGTTTTGAACCGTTCGATGGAGCTTTCCGGCGGGCATTGGGCCTGGAGTGCGTCGCTTCGTTATTTTTTTATGCTGCCCATGCTTATTTTAATCGTTGGAGCACAAAAACAGCTGCGACCTGTCTTTCATCATCTCCGCGCCCGTCCTTCAGAGTGGCTTCTTTGGAGCACAGTTGGATTTGGGCTCTTTTACGCGCCCATCGCCTTTTCCACCGTATACGGTCCCGGCTGGCTCGTCGCCGCCACTTTTCAGATCACCATCATTGCCGGGTCGCTGCTTGTGCCTTTTTTACATAAAACAACCGGGCCCCGGCAGCGCATTCCGCTCCAGAGTATACTGATCTCTTTAGTGATCCTGGCGGGTGTATTTATTATGCAGGCTGAACACGCTTCAGCAGTTCCTCTTTTGAATGTCTGGCTCTGCGTGCTGCCGCTGCTTTTAGCTGCCTTCGCCTACCCGCTTGGCAATCGGAAAATGATGCACGTGGCCGGAAATGAGCTAACCACTTTTCAGCGTGTGCTCGGCATGACAATTGCGAGCATGCCCTTTTGGATTATTTTAGCATTGTATGGAGCCTCCGTACACGGACTTCCCGGAAGATCTCAGGTTTCCCAGTCCTTTATCGTTGCTGTTTCCTCCGGCATTATCGCTACTGTCCTGTTTTTTTATGCCACAGAGCTGGTGAAAAACGATGCTTCTAAATTAGCCGGCGTCGAAGCCACTCAGTCAGGTGAAGTACTATTTGCCCTTATCGGCGAAATGCTTCTGCTTCACACGGCTGCACCTTCGGCATTGACGTTCTCCGGCATTGCGCTCGTGCTCACAGGCATGATTCTTCACAGCCTCCGCGCCGCTTTGGCAGCGAGGAAAATAAAAACTGCAGATATTTAA
- a CDS encoding flavin reductase family protein — protein MHELHPDDLPVKEVYKLLTGSVIPRPIAFVTTMAEDKTLNAAPFSFFNAVSPDPPVLMISITRKDGEPKDSAKNILDREELVIHISDEGIVEDLNITAATLPPEENELEHTVLHTVPSKMVEVPGIEEANIRFECRLHKHVPLQNAEGKITQDVIFAEIVCIYVSEGVYESENNYISPDKLKPVARLAGNDYSRLGELFTLERPK, from the coding sequence ATGCATGAACTGCATCCAGATGATCTGCCGGTAAAAGAAGTGTATAAGCTGCTGACAGGGTCGGTCATCCCACGTCCGATAGCCTTCGTTACTACAATGGCAGAAGATAAAACATTAAACGCAGCACCGTTCAGCTTTTTTAATGCGGTAAGCCCCGACCCGCCAGTATTAATGATCTCTATCACGAGAAAAGACGGGGAACCAAAGGACAGTGCAAAAAATATTTTAGATCGCGAAGAACTGGTGATACACATAAGCGATGAAGGTATTGTAGAGGATTTAAACATTACAGCAGCAACGCTTCCCCCAGAGGAAAATGAACTGGAGCATACTGTCTTACATACGGTACCGAGTAAAATGGTGGAGGTGCCGGGGATAGAGGAAGCGAATATCCGCTTCGAATGCCGGCTGCACAAGCACGTACCGCTTCAAAATGCCGAAGGGAAAATCACTCAGGATGTCATATTCGCAGAAATTGTATGTATCTATGTTTCAGAGGGCGTGTATGAGAGTGAAAACAATTATATTTCGCCCGATAAGCTGAAGCCGGTTGCACGTCTTGCAGGAAATGATTATTCCAGGCTTGGGGAATTATTTACGCTTGAACGCCCGAAATAA